In Candidatus Sodalis pierantonius str. SOPE, one DNA window encodes the following:
- a CDS encoding helix-turn-helix domain-containing protein encodes MNIKQKRTGIMMSKGIIVSPTSLLNEYHQQDISEPKCWLLEIPDGNCDIHVRWANESSRLTLSAGWRGMLLMQRLNLALRAGTARHQELPLFALAKLQVFIDESRGVQVDYAQQQWAQIELNDFPHIGTCADIEQWMLGNYQSAPSQMNALAVFLRQTECYWLIRFLLNESVNNGKLNVLGARYGLSYSHFRRLCRNALGNSAKNELRGWRIARALLDMVEERQSLTEVAMRYGYASSSHLSNDVRDAFGVSPRGIWNMINKKAEQ; translated from the coding sequence ATGAATATTAAGCAAAAGCGAACTGGGATAATGATGAGCAAAGGAATTATTGTCTCACCCACTTCGTTGCTGAATGAATATCATCAGCAGGATATCTCGGAGCCAAAATGCTGGTTGCTGGAAATTCCTGATGGTAATTGCGATATTCATGTTCGCTGGGCGAATGAGTCGTCGCGTCTGACATTATCCGCCGGATGGCGCGGCATGTTGTTAATGCAGCGCTTGAATCTGGCTCTGCGCGCCGGTACGGCGCGGCATCAGGAATTACCGCTCTTTGCCCTGGCAAAATTACAGGTATTTATCGACGAGTCCCGCGGCGTGCAGGTGGATTATGCCCAGCAGCAATGGGCGCAGATCGAGTTGAATGATTTTCCGCATATTGGCACCTGCGCCGATATAGAGCAGTGGATGCTGGGGAATTATCAGAGCGCGCCGTCCCAAATGAATGCGCTGGCGGTATTTTTGCGCCAGACGGAGTGTTATTGGTTAATACGATTTCTATTAAATGAGTCTGTCAATAATGGCAAGTTGAACGTTCTCGGCGCGCGTTACGGCTTGTCTTATTCACATTTCCGCCGCCTGTGCCGCAACGCGCTGGGAAACTCGGCTAAAAATGAGCTGCGGGGCTGGCGTATCGCCAGGGCGCTGCTGGATATGGTCGAAGAGCGGCAAAGCCTCACCGAGGTCGCCATGCGCTATGGCTATGCCTCATCCTCGCACCTCTCCAACGATGTCAGAGACGCCTTTGGGGTCTCCCCCCGCGGGATATGGAATATGATCAACAAGAAAGCGGAACAATGA
- the sctC gene encoding type III secretion system outer membrane ring subunit SctC has product MNNIAQISRGLLCVMLLACAGPLVDVRAAELSRQGEGYVANKDGVKVFFDALSARLNQPVIVSKLAARKQISGEFDLADARALLTRITQQMGLMWYSDGQAIYIYDASEMRHAVVALRSISPAALRHFLQQAQLHDSRYPLRGDPGGHVLYLSGPPVYIELVENAARLLDKEPDGIHEREQAEVIPLSYTFVGDRHYALRGEKVTIPGIATVIERLMRREGRLPVVEPPSSLMSAEALLPAVDTRGEQDAESPLWPVQVIANPSNNSLLVKGSGRQVQFVRNLVHSLDIPKRHAELSLWIIDLEKSDLDQFGINWQGGTRIGQRGDVTLNQGSYSALDGARFVASILALAKKHRANIGSRPIILTQENVPAIFDNNRTFYTRLLGERSVVLREVTYGTMISVLSRFSGGDEVEMALTIEDGGEVARQHRNPGPDDLPEVGRTHISTVARVPRGKSLLIGGYTRDEIRDNRGRLSGLGSDTADWRFVSPSRR; this is encoded by the coding sequence ATGAATAACATCGCTCAGATAAGCCGCGGCCTGCTCTGCGTTATGTTGCTCGCCTGCGCCGGCCCGCTCGTCGACGTTCGGGCGGCGGAATTATCCCGGCAAGGCGAAGGTTATGTGGCCAATAAAGACGGCGTGAAAGTCTTTTTCGATGCGCTGTCGGCACGCCTTAATCAACCGGTGATTGTCAGCAAACTGGCGGCGCGCAAGCAGATAAGCGGCGAGTTCGACCTGGCGGATGCGCGGGCGCTTTTGACGCGCATTACCCAACAAATGGGGTTGATGTGGTACAGCGACGGCCAGGCAATCTATATTTATGACGCCAGCGAAATGCGCCATGCGGTGGTGGCGCTGCGCAGCATTTCACCGGCGGCGCTGCGCCATTTTCTCCAGCAGGCCCAATTGCACGATTCGCGCTACCCGCTGCGGGGAGATCCCGGTGGTCACGTCCTTTATCTCTCGGGGCCGCCGGTTTATATCGAGCTGGTGGAGAACGCGGCCCGCCTGCTGGATAAGGAGCCGGACGGCATACACGAGCGCGAGCAGGCCGAGGTGATCCCGCTAAGTTACACCTTTGTCGGCGATCGCCATTACGCATTGCGCGGCGAGAAAGTGACTATTCCCGGTATCGCCACGGTAATCGAGCGGCTGATGAGGCGGGAGGGGCGCCTGCCTGTGGTCGAGCCCCCCAGCTCGCTCATGTCCGCAGAGGCGCTGCTTCCCGCGGTGGACACGCGGGGGGAGCAGGACGCGGAATCGCCGCTGTGGCCGGTGCAGGTTATCGCCAATCCCAGCAACAACAGCCTGCTGGTCAAGGGGAGCGGCCGCCAGGTGCAATTTGTGCGCAATCTAGTGCATTCACTGGATATCCCTAAGCGCCACGCGGAGCTATCGTTATGGATAATCGATCTGGAGAAAAGCGACCTCGATCAGTTCGGCATCAATTGGCAGGGCGGCACCCGCATCGGCCAGCGGGGGGACGTCACCCTTAATCAAGGATCCTATAGCGCCTTGGACGGTGCGCGATTTGTCGCGTCAATATTGGCGTTGGCCAAAAAACACCGCGCCAACATTGGTTCGCGGCCGATTATCCTGACCCAGGAGAACGTGCCGGCGATTTTCGACAATAACCGGACATTTTATACGCGGCTTCTGGGCGAGCGCAGCGTGGTGCTGCGCGAAGTGACCTACGGCACCATGATAAGCGTGCTGTCGCGGTTTTCCGGCGGCGATGAGGTGGAGATGGCGCTGACGATCGAAGACGGCGGCGAAGTCGCCCGGCAGCACAGAAATCCGGGTCCGGATGATCTGCCGGAAGTGGGACGCACCCATATTAGCACGGTGGCGCGCGTGCCGCGGGGAAAGAGCCTGCTGATTGGCGGCTATACCCGGGATGAGATCCGGGATAACCGCGGGCGATTATCCGGTCTGGGGTCCGATACCGCTGATTGGCGGTTTGTTTCGCCATCGCGTCGATAA
- a CDS encoding winged helix-turn-helix domain-containing protein gives MDIALKKNQASCACTLLAPIGPAGGGKNTLPPVQYAFGDFLLNSSRVLFHKDKRLSISPKELGVLSLLLESAGELVTKAQIIHEVWYGGNVGEESLTRCIYVLRRILQEEKDHRYIDTVYGKGYRFTLPVTRILPAQPGMPARCVLAVFPFRLAGDIDTVGLQDAIVQQLAPCSPLGLHVLPTSLTMNCRTTDATLQLLDKIRPDYYLTGYELNLGGAPSLRIELMRAEDHLLLLRERVAKAHLGGEGRFLRTLKPLILGALPGMKAMGLAAGKTAEGETGRSAMPGQEKRKK, from the coding sequence ATGGATATAGCTCTGAAAAAAAATCAGGCGTCTTGCGCATGTACGCTTTTAGCGCCCATCGGCCCGGCTGGCGGAGGAAAAAATACTCTGCCGCCCGTACAATACGCTTTTGGCGATTTTCTGCTGAACTCCTCCCGCGTGTTGTTTCATAAAGACAAACGGCTCAGCATCTCCCCCAAGGAACTGGGGGTGCTGAGTTTATTACTGGAATCCGCCGGCGAACTGGTGACCAAGGCGCAGATTATTCATGAAGTCTGGTACGGCGGCAATGTCGGCGAAGAATCGCTGACGCGCTGTATCTACGTGCTGCGGCGTATCTTACAAGAGGAGAAAGATCACCGCTATATCGATACGGTTTACGGTAAAGGCTACCGGTTTACGCTGCCGGTCACGCGCATCTTGCCCGCCCAGCCCGGAATGCCGGCGCGCTGCGTGCTGGCGGTATTTCCCTTCCGGCTGGCCGGTGATATCGACACCGTCGGTTTGCAGGATGCCATCGTACAGCAACTGGCTCCCTGCTCGCCGCTGGGATTGCATGTGTTGCCGACCTCGCTGACCATGAACTGTCGCACCACTGACGCCACGCTGCAATTGCTGGACAAAATCCGGCCGGACTATTACCTCACCGGTTACGAGCTGAACCTCGGCGGCGCGCCCTCGCTGCGGATTGAGTTGATGCGCGCCGAGGATCATCTGCTGCTGCTGCGTGAGCGGGTGGCCAAAGCCCATTTGGGGGGCGAGGGGCGCTTTCTGCGCACGCTGAAGCCTCTGATTTTGGGCGCGCTGCCCGGTATGAAGGCGATGGGACTGGCGGCGGGGAAAACAGCGGAGGGGGAGACCGGTCGGTCAGCTATGCCGGGTCAGGAGAAAAGAAAAAAATGA